A region of Oxyura jamaicensis isolate SHBP4307 breed ruddy duck chromosome 5, BPBGC_Ojam_1.0, whole genome shotgun sequence DNA encodes the following proteins:
- the DCDC1 gene encoding LOW QUALITY PROTEIN: doublecortin domain-containing protein 1 (The sequence of the model RefSeq protein was modified relative to this genomic sequence to represent the inferred CDS: inserted 2 bases in 1 codon; deleted 2 bases in 1 codon; substituted 1 base at 1 genomic stop codon) — MATLALRGGLTMVSRRSRLQDCSTHQTKXVQSCDGVSDIDSYKSSSTDNFLLSPLKRNRPESVPTGQLRISSAVCFSVSKFWHVQKAFEVSEVIKQQPNVIKVIAYKNGTRKIFAKLLEECTKKLNLNMAAXRVFLADGTEGLEPKDVPHDADIYISVEETFIDPLGKKKKIKVKNKNKTENPQQMA; from the exons CAATGGTATCAAGAAGGTCAAGACTTCAAGATTGTTCTACACATCAAACAAAATAAGTTCAGAGCTGTGATGGAGTATCA GATATAGACAGCTACAAATCAAGCAGTACAGACAATTTCTTATTATCACCATTGAAGAGAAACAGACCTGAAAGTGTTCCCACAGGTCAACTAAG aattaGCAGTGCTGTCTGCTTCTCTGTTTCAAAATTCTGGCACGTCCAGAAGGCGTTTGAAGTATCTGAAGTTATTAAACAGCAGCCAAATGTAATCAAAGTCATAGCTTACAAGAATGGCACAAGAAAGATCTTTGCTAAA CTGCTGGAGGAGTGTACTAAAAAGCTGAACCTGAACATGGCTGC CAGAGTGTTCTTGGCAGACGGCACTGAAGGACTAGAACCTAAAGACGTACCCCATGATGCCGACATTTATATTTCAGTGGAAGAGACCTTTATAGATCCactcggaaaaaaaaaaaaaataaaggtaaaaaacaaaaacaaaactgagaacCCCCAGCAAATGGCTTAA